Below is a genomic region from Brassica rapa cultivar Chiifu-401-42 chromosome A08, CAAS_Brap_v3.01, whole genome shotgun sequence.
GGAAGGCAAGCGCTTGCTCCCGTGAACCTAAACGACCAAAAACCTAAGCGGACGCCACAGAGATTCTCGTCACCAGCATCGGCTAAGCAGCGGTCAGTCTCATCAGGGAAGAAGCACAGCTCTGAAAGAGATTCATCACCAGTTGTTTCCTCCAAAGGGAGGAGATCTGCTTCTCCCGTTCCATCCAAATGCGTAGTGCCGAGCCTTGCAGCGGCGCGTGAGGAGAATAGAAAGGTTGCTAGAGAGGCAGCCATTGTTGTGCCGTCAAGATACAGACAGCCATCACCTAATGGAAGAAGACTGTCCATTTCACCCGGAAGAAGGCTTTCAAGTGGTTTGAAAATGGCTCCCATGGTTGGCGATTCTTCcgggaagaagaagatggccGCGCTTGCTGCAGGAATCTCCAAAGTCTCCGAGGCTCTTGTCGGATCTTCAGGTAACCGAAAGAATTGGGATGGAAATGTTCTACCTGAGCAGAAGGAGAAGAGTAGTGCTAAGAAGAAGACTGATCTTCAAGGGATTTTGCGTACTCAGGTAACAATCGAGAATAGAGTTTGATACTTGTGTGTTGCGTGAAATGGAGAATGTACAATTAATTGTTTCAGGCTGCTATGACTAGACGTCTTAGTGATGCGAATAGGCGAAAGAGTGATTCTTCAGCATGTGAAGAGAAAGCCAAGTCTTGTTCATCTGCGAGTAGTTTagtggaagatgaagaagacgtCTCAGCTTTTGCAGGACTTGGGATCACTTATCATGATAGGAAATGGACAGATGGTAGAGTTCCATTGGATAGCATCTCAGGGGATCTTGCAAGACTTGCAAAGGTGAACGTGACTTGTGTTAGATACGCTAAGACTAAAGGCGAGTTTATGTATCCTCATGCGAttgtatatttgatttttttaacagGAGGCTGTGCAAAGAAGAAACTTTGCTGCTAAAGCTGCCGCTCGGGCATTGGAGGAGGCTAATGCCAATGAGTGCATCATTAGATGTTTAAGGTAGAAATAACATATTTAGAAACTTTTGGCAACTCAACTTTCATTTGGTCTTTGACACACCATTTTGTGGTGGATATTTCAGTAAATTCGCTGAACTTTCTTCAGCCTCTAAGCTGGAGAATCCATTGCGAATCATCAACCAGTTTTTGACAATCTATGGAGACGTTACGAAATACAGTCAGCTTGTTTCTGAAGATAGTTTCCAGTCGTCATCTGATCCACCAAGTCCAGTCTCTCTTTGGGTCGAAGCTGCATTAGCAACAAACCTCGACGTGGTCTCACTAGTCAAAAGCCAGAAAAACCTAGAATCACCATCTTCAGTGAAGAAACCAACGCCTACTCGCCTCTCTGCCGGACCCTCTACAAAGACAGGTTTGCTCTTCAACTGAAACAGATTTTAATCTTCAATCAACAAagcaaaatatttttacaaaaacttGTAACTGTGGTGGTTTCAGACAACATTGTTGGGATGTGGACAGACAAAGATGGCATGAAGGAGACAGCTAAATTCGCAGTGAACGTACAATCCGAAATGCAAATGTGGTTCATTGGGTTCGTCGAAGAGTCGTTAGACAACAAAAATGCGCGGCCTTTAGACGGTAGTTCCATAGCTGCTGTTCTGTCTCAGCTGAAACAAGTCAACGAGTGGTTAGACCGTGTCGTGTCGGACAAAGAAAACCAGATCACAACAATGCATTTAACGGACAAGATTGAACGGTTGAAACGAAAAATCTATGGATTCGTGATCCACCACGTCGGTTCTACTTTTGACAACACTGcttcttgatttatttttattatcttttggTTTTGTCGACACAGATGCTTTCACGTTTCAAACTTTCCATACAATGCTCATGTTTCTCAAATGCTCGAACATATtaatcaaaaacaaatattaagtGAAGCTATTACAGTAACAGGTTCTTCAACATggctaaaaaaaaagatttggtttttgtttgCACACAAACTTTGAGCAGAAAGCAAGTTAGAATTAGACCTTTGACTCTTCCACTTATGGACTTAATGGTTTACAGAGAACTTCCATCTCGTTTTCCTCTACCTCTTCAATGCTTGCCGGGTTGCATTTCGGATTCTGAGATGCAATTTTCTCAGATAGCATCAGTTTCGTTTGTTTCAGAGGGTTTGATATAGACAAAGACAAAAATTTGTTGGCAATGAAACAAACCTTATCCTTGTCAATCAAAACTGCTCTAAAGCCTTCAACAAAATTTTCATCATACCCATTGAGCTTCACAGAGGAAATTAAAACGTGAGGTTCAGACTTTATTCGTCTCAGAATCTCTTCAAGGACAAAGACATAACAGAATTCAAGAATTGAAACTCACTATAGCTAATTCGTTCTCAGTGTTACCCTTGGCACAAGCAACATGTGAGAAGTACTTCTGTTCTGTGCAAGGTAAAGAGAAAACGGTGCTCCTTTTTCCAACCTTTGAGTGTCTCAATAGCCCCATTATACAAAAATGTATCCAAAACAATCTTAAAAGTTAAAGGTACAACTTATGGAAAATCATATCCAAAGGCAGAGTCTCCTCATCAGGTTTTGGAGCCCTATTAAAAATgtgtttaattaataatattttcattaacttttttttagcAAAACCTTAGTTTGGattaaatattatgttttatcaaaaagatatatgttttatttaaagaaaaaagttaTTGATTTCAATAACATTATAagcataatatattttctttattttattcatttttaaatcataataaCACAAAgctattattttcatttaaatttatGCATAATAAAAAGTAGATTTTGTTttcacattatatatatatgtattctatatgtatatcccttatatattaattgaggaacatttgaaaagatgtaacctcaattttgtattaattaaaagagatcccaatgcataggtggcactcaattaggtagtcaattacattcaattgaaaaataagtaggtccacattcgatttttatatgttagatacataagttggtcaaactatatgatataatgatatgatatgatattttctttctttaaataaaacctacggaattaccataaatgactaatatatatatgacaattaatgagtttaataataaagatttgataacaatgtatatctcctccatcattttttgtttaattttatattattaaaataaattaaacaatcaaattagctataaaaataaaatttagattttttcgtatatgttatattttgaatttttaaaaacgacaataaatgactaaaactattaaaattattatgttaaaaattaatgatcaatggtttaacatttttattataagaagatacacatgattttaaaaccatatgagtaaaaaatatcatttaataataaaatatatatatatatatatatatatatatatatatatatatatatatatatataaacactatataccataagattacataaatattttaatattaaaactttcaatgaattttcaagaacatttataaattataaacttattaaagatttcagattgaaaattttgttatcgatggtttaaatattttgttataaaacgatatgaacgatcatagaaccgtatgattataaattcttatttaataaataactatacaaaatatactattcctagaaaaataggttggtccatcttaacttatattacactttttattaaactaactatcgaattgataaataacgtaccaaaaaatgttttgcactttccttaaataaaagctacgatacctaatatgattaacgtatatgtgaaaattaattataatgaataataaatatttgataacaatttttgtatcttagttctttttttaattatatattattaaaatatatttaaaaatcacattaaatatataataaaaacatttataatttttcttatatgttatattttgaatttttcaaaacgtctataaattattagaaatttgaagatccccactctgaaaattttgtgatcaatagattattttttttgtcataataagttataaatgatcataaaattgtattaatatgaacttttatttaatattataagaagatacacattattttaaaaccatatgagtaaaaaatatcatttaatagtaaaacatatatatttatatatatatatagattatactatataccataagattacataaatattttaatattaaaactttcaatgaattttcaaaaacatttataaattataaacttattaaagatttcacattgaaaattttgttatcaatgatttaaatattcagttataaaatgatatgaatgatcatagaactgtatgattataaattctcatttaataaatgactatataaaatatactattcttagaaaactaggttggtccatcttgacttacattatattttttattaaactaactatcgaattgataaataatctaccaaattttttttgcactttccttaattagaaactacgaaattacctaatatgattaacgtatatatgaaaattaattattatgaataataaatatttgataacaattttggtatcttagttctttttttttaattttatattattgaaagatattaaaaaatcacattaaatatataacaaaaacatttatatttttcttatatgttatatttaaatttttcaaaacgtctatatattattagaaatttgaatattcccactctgaaaattttgtgatcaatagattatttttttgttataataagttacaaatgatcataaaatataacgcatatgaatttttatttaataaatattcaaactaaataatatatatatatatatatatatatatatatatatatatatatatatatatatatatatatataaacactaatgatttaaatcaacaagattggctgatcaatttagtcgtccagttgaaatctttcaaaagtatgtgaaagactaaagtcaaagtaaatatggatttagaatagtagtaatattttactaaccaaatatcaaaaaaaaccgaaccgaaccgaaaccaacccgatatccggattgaacacccgtaatccaaatgaagccaaactattgtttcattctccaaaatataataaaaataataacttaatcccgcgcaaggcgcgggtcttatcctagtaaataaattgtttttgtaAACTGTGAGCCCCACAAAATGGAACTTCATTCAAATGTTTCAGATGTATTTCCATAAGAGGCGAAGGCTTAGTGCTTTGCCGATACTTTCCGCTACTATTAAAAATATGCTGCAGCTCAGGCCAATGTTATCTGATTTAATGAGATGTATTATTGGAAATGGGGAAGTTGCAAGCTTTTGGTTCGACTATTGGACGCACTTGGGACCATTGTTTTGTGTGGCAGGTGACAGTGGTCCTTGAAATTTGCGGATCAGGAAGAGTGCGTTTGTGGTGGATGCACCAAATAACGGATCATGGATTTTACCTGCTGCTAGGTCTCAGGTGATGCAAACGATTTAAATAGCCATTACAGCAGATTATCCCCCAATCACCGTAAATGCTCTGGATCGGTACTTATGGAGCAAGTCTGCAGACTCATTTGGTCCCTCTTTCTCCTCCAAGGTCACTTGGCAATTCTTGTGAATCCTTTCTCTTACCGTGTTTTGGCACAAGGTAATATGGCTCAAGTAAAATTGTAATGAGATGTATTATTGGAAATGGGGAAGTTGCAAGCTTTTGGTTCGACTATTGGACGCACTTGGGACCATTGTTTTGTGTGGCAGGTGACAGTGGTCCTTGAAATTTGCGGATCAGGAAGAGTGCGTTTGTGGTGGATGCACCAAATAACGGATCATGGATTTTACCTGCTGCTAGGTCTCAGGTGATGCAAACGATTTAAATAGCCATTACAGCAGATTATCTCCCGATCACCGTAAATGCTCTGGATCGGTACTTATGGAGCAAGTCTGCAGACTCATTTGGTCCCTCTTTCTCCTCCAAGGTCACTTG
It encodes:
- the LOC103833362 gene encoding 3-hydroxyisobutyryl-CoA hydrolase-like protein 3, mitochondrial isoform X2; translation: MGLLRHSKVGKRSTVFSLPCTEQKYFSHVACAKGNTENELAILNGYDENFVEGFRAVLIDKDKNPKCNPASIEEVEENEMEVLCKPLSP
- the LOC103833362 gene encoding 3-hydroxyisobutyryl-CoA hydrolase-like protein 3, mitochondrial isoform X1 — protein: MGLLRHSKVGKRSTVFSLPCTEQKYFSHVACAKGNTENELAILNGYDENFVEGFRAVLIDKDKVCFIANKFLSLSISNPLKQTKLMLSEKIASQNPKCNPASIEEVEENEMEVLCKPLSP
- the LOC103833361 gene encoding uncharacterized protein LOC103833361 isoform X2, whose translation is MASLAPGILLKLLQCMNSNTRPTGDHRSAILQVTGIVPALAGSDLWPNQGFYVQISDSLNSTYVCLSERDTDLILTNRLQLGQFIYLERLEFSTPVPRAAGIRPVAGRHAFVGTPEPLIARGSKRDFVIQPVPASEYSLDPIAVYLNNKRSDDDDDDVTVAPRGRQALAPVNLNDQKPKRTPQRFSSPASAKQRSVSSGKKHSSERDSSPVVSSKGRRSASPVPSKCVVPSLAAAREENRKVAREAAIVVPSRYRQPSPNGRRLSISPGRRLSSGLKMAPMVGDSSGKKKMAALAAGISKVSEALVGSSGNRKNWDGNVLPEQKEKSSAKKKTDLQGILRTQAAMTRRLSDANRRKSDSSACEEKAKSCSSASSLVEDEEDVSAFAGLGITYHDRKWTDGRVPLDSISGDLARLAKEAVQRRNFAAKAAARALEEANANECIIRCLSKFAELSSASKLENPLRIINQFLTIYGDVTKYSQLVSEDSFQSSSDPPSPVSLWVEAALATNLDVVSLVKSQKNLESPSSVKKPTPTRLSAGPSTKTDKDGMKETAKFAVNVQSEMQMWFIGFVEESLDNKNARPLDGSSIAAVLSQLKQVNEWLDRVVSDKENQITTMHLTDKIERLKRKIYGFVIHHVGSTFDNTAS
- the LOC103833361 gene encoding uncharacterized protein LOC103833361 isoform X1 — encoded protein: MASLAPGILLKLLQCMNSNTRPTGDHRSAILQVTGIVPALAGSDLWPNQGFYVQISDSLNSTYVCLSERDTDLILTNRLQLGQFIYLERLEFSTPVPRAAGIRPVAGRHAFVGTPEPLIARGSKRDFVIQPVPASEYSLDPIAVYLNNKRSDDDDDDVTVAPRGRQALAPVNLNDQKPKRTPQRFSSPASAKQRSVSSGKKHSSERDSSPVVSSKGRRSASPVPSKCVVPSLAAAREENRKVAREAAIVVPSRYRQPSPNGRRLSISPGRRLSSGLKMAPMVGDSSGKKKMAALAAGISKVSEALVGSSGNRKNWDGNVLPEQKEKSSAKKKTDLQGILRTQAAMTRRLSDANRRKSDSSACEEKAKSCSSASSLVEDEEDVSAFAGLGITYHDRKWTDGRVPLDSISGDLARLAKEAVQRRNFAAKAAARALEEANANECIIRCLSKFAELSSASKLENPLRIINQFLTIYGDVTKYSQLVSEDSFQSSSDPPSPVSLWVEAALATNLDVVSLVKSQKNLESPSSVKKPTPTRLSAGPSTKTDNIVGMWTDKDGMKETAKFAVNVQSEMQMWFIGFVEESLDNKNARPLDGSSIAAVLSQLKQVNEWLDRVVSDKENQITTMHLTDKIERLKRKIYGFVIHHVGSTFDNTAS